One window of Felis catus isolate Fca126 chromosome D4, F.catus_Fca126_mat1.0, whole genome shotgun sequence genomic DNA carries:
- the LOC109493581 gene encoding olfactory receptor 1J4-like: MRRENQSSVSEFLLLGLPIQPEQQGIFFTLFLGMYLTTVLGNLLIILLVRLDSRFHTPMYFFLSHLAFTDVSFSSVTVPKMLMNMQTQQQSIPYVGCISQVYFLIFFGCLDNFLLAVMAYDRYVAICQPLHYSTVMRQELCISLVAGSSFFCYIHALLHTLLLVQLSFCDNTIPHFFCDLTVLLRISCSDISLNELIIFTEGGILFILPLSSILGSYIRIGTTVLRVPSTKGLFKAFSTCGSHLFVVSVYYGTLAGVYFFSLSWNFNDKDIIASVMYTVITPMLNPFIYSLRNKDIKQALQIFVNRVNF, translated from the coding sequence ATGAGGAGGGAGAACCAGAGCAGCGTGTCCGAGTTCCTCCTCCTGGGGCTCCCCATCCAGCCAGAGCAGCAGGGCATATTCTTCACCCTGTTCCTGGGCATGTACCTGACTACAGTGCTGGGGAACCTGCTCATCATCCTGCTCGTCAGGCTGGACTCTCGCTTTCACACGCCTATGTACTTCTTCCTTAGCCACTTGGCCTTCACTGATGTTTCCTTTTCATCTGTCACAGTTCCAAAGATGCTCATGAACATGCAGACTCAGCAACAATCCATTCCCTATGTGGGGTGCATTTCACAGgtgtatttcttaatattttttggtTGTCTTGACAATTTCCTTCTTGCAGTGATGGCATATGACAGGTATGTGGCCATCTGTCAGCCACTCCACTACTCTACTGTCATGAGGCAGGAGCTATGTATCTCATTAGTGGCTGGATCTTCGTTCTTCTGTTACATTCATGCCCTGTTGCACACCCTTCTCTTGGTCCAACTGTCCTTCTGTGATAATACCATCCCTCACTTCTTTTGTGACCTCACTGTGCTCCTGAGGATAAGCTGCTCAGACATCTCTCTCAATGAGCTGATCATCTTTACTGAAGGAGGAATTCTTTTCATCCTGCCTTTGAGTAGTATCTTGGGCTCATATATTCGTATAGGGACAACTGTCCTAAGGGTCCCCTCCACTAAAGGACTCTTTAAAGCCTTTTCTACCTGTGGCTCCCATCTTTTTGTGGTGTCTGTATACTATGGGACACTTGCAGgtgtttactttttctccttATCATGGAACTTTAATGACAAAGACATAATTGCTTCAGTCATGTACACAGTAATTACCCCTATGCTGAACCCCTTTATCTATAGCCTGAGGAACAAAGATATAAAACAGGCCCTACAAATATTTGTCAATAGGGTTAACTTTTAA